A genomic stretch from Deltaproteobacteria bacterium includes:
- a CDS encoding amidohydrolase, translating into MKRSFPVIDSDGHILEKDHELREYLPAEFRAVPGKREYPLFSWDGWARGALSPHKREQPSVELWLRFLDATEISLTVLYPNEGLNIGLQRDRDWAVGLARAYNDWLHHDFLSVSPRFQGVALLAPQEPAEAAKELQRAVRNLGMVAGMLPGVMSPMRGLGLFEFDPIYRMAEQLDIPLAVHSGPAVELGLDHVQSFAGVYPLSHPFAQMQQLTSMMIYGVFERFPKLRVAFLESGCGWVPYMADRLDESWEHRRNRWPHPTKRSPSEIMSGGNLFYACEREEKTLANVAALIGAGQLLWASDFPHERPWDEFSGDIDTLVNRKDLPQSLPRNILYDNPRRFYKFSPESLTQK; encoded by the coding sequence ATGAAACGATCTTTTCCCGTCATCGACTCGGACGGACACATTTTGGAAAAGGATCATGAGCTGCGGGAGTATCTGCCGGCGGAGTTTCGCGCCGTGCCGGGGAAGCGGGAGTATCCGCTTTTTTCATGGGACGGTTGGGCACGCGGGGCGTTGTCGCCGCACAAGCGCGAACAACCGAGCGTCGAATTGTGGTTGCGCTTTCTCGATGCCACGGAGATTTCTCTGACGGTGCTTTATCCCAACGAAGGTTTGAATATCGGCTTGCAGCGCGATCGCGATTGGGCGGTTGGGCTGGCGCGGGCGTACAACGACTGGCTGCATCATGATTTCTTGAGCGTGAGTCCGCGCTTTCAAGGCGTGGCTTTATTGGCGCCGCAGGAGCCGGCCGAAGCGGCGAAAGAATTGCAGCGCGCGGTGCGCAATCTCGGCATGGTCGCCGGCATGCTGCCTGGCGTGATGAGTCCGATGCGCGGTTTGGGATTATTCGAGTTCGATCCGATTTACCGCATGGCCGAGCAATTGGATATTCCTCTCGCCGTGCATAGCGGGCCGGCGGTGGAGTTGGGACTGGATCATGTTCAGTCGTTCGCCGGCGTTTATCCGCTGAGCCATCCGTTCGCGCAGATGCAACAGCTGACCAGCATGATGATTTACGGCGTGTTCGAACGGTTTCCCAAGTTGCGCGTAGCATTTCTCGAATCGGGTTGTGGCTGGGTGCCGTACATGGCCGACCGATTGGACGAAAGCTGGGAGCATCGGCGCAACCGCTGGCCGCATCCGACGAAGCGTTCGCCGAGCGAGATCATGAGCGGCGGTAATCTTTTTTACGCCTGCGAGCGCGAAGAGAAAACATTAGCTAACGTCGCCGCGCTGATCGGCGCGGGACAGTTGCTTTGGGCGTCCGACTTTCCCCACGAGCGGCCATGGGACGAGTTCAGCGGCGATATCGATACATTGGTTAACAGAAAAGATTTGCCGCAGTCGCTACCGCGGAATATCCTTTACGACAATCCGCGGCGGTTTTATAAGTTTTCGCCGGAGTCGCTGACGCAAAAGTGA